In Pan paniscus chromosome 15, NHGRI_mPanPan1-v2.0_pri, whole genome shotgun sequence, the sequence GCGAGAAAGCCAGTTCTTCCACGCCTCGTGGGCTCCCCGGGGGCTTCAGAAACCATGACGCCTTTCACCATGGTGTTCTACAGGCATTGTCTTGTGACTCCAGCAGCGCAGCCAGAAGCAAAGAAAACTGAGGGGACAGCTTCCTAGAGGAAACAATTCCAAAGTCCCAAACTCTGATTTTAAATAACGATGGAAATTAGAGTCgcggtggtgtttttttttgttgttgttgttgttgtttttgaggcggagtctcgctgtcgcccaggctggagtgcagtggcgcgatctcgactcactgcagcctccgcccccggggttcacgccattctcctgcctcagcctcccgcgtagctggggctacaggcgaccaccacctcccccggctaattttttgtatttttagtagagacggggtttcaccgtgttagccaggatggtctcgatctcctgacctcgtgatccgcccgcctcggcctcccaaagtgctgggattacaggcgtgagccaccgcgcccggcctgaggtGGTGGTCTGTGGGTAACCAGGCCTGGGGGTCCTACCAACAGAGGTGGAATCCCTGTTCCACCATTTAACTTACGCTGGGTATGGTACCTAGTCCTgtaagcctgtttcctcatttgtaaaataggattGAAAATACCAACTCAGGGTGGGCGTTAGTACAAAGCTTGCGCCtgaagtatttcttaaataagtgtTAAGagaaaattttgttgttttttaagtcaGCTGTCTAAAATGTTGTTTTACAGTGAACAACTCCTaactgctgggactataggcatgcaccaccacacccggctaatttttaaattatttgttaagATGGGGCGGaggggtgtctcactatgttgcccaggctggtcttgaactcctgggctcaagctatcctcccacctcagcctcccaaagtgctgggattagaggcgtgagccaccgccctggcCTGTAGAAGCTACTTTGTATTCAGCTTTACAGACCAGTGGCGTTAGCGTTTTGCACATTACAGCCCGCTAGTCTACAGaatccccccactttttttttttttttttttttttttttgatacggaatttcactcttgttgcccaggctggagcacagtggcgcgatctcggctcaccgcaacctccgcctcccaggtttaagggattctcctgcttcagcctcccgagtagctgagactacaggcgcacgccaccgcgcccggctaattttttgtattttagtagagacaggttttcaccatgttggccaggatggtctcatatATCtgccgacctcgtgatccgcccgcctcggcctcccaaagtgctgggattacaggcatgagccaccgcgcccggccagtctaCAGACTCTTACAAAATTCCCCTGTTGTTGGATATCTAGGATGTTTCTCACTTTAACTATTACAGCATGGTGTAGTAAacatcctttatatatatatatatatatatatatatatatatatatatatatatatagttcacataccctaaaattaacttttttaaaagggTTCAATCCAGtgggtttttttattattatattggcaagattgtgcaaccatcaccactgtctaattcTGGAACATTCTCATCCGCCCAAGAAGCAACCCCGCGGCCCCAGGGTGCCCCAGTCTCTGAGCCCCGGTTGTTGGGCTCCAGTCCAGGGCCCCTAACCATGTGCTAAACAATATGGTGAGGCTCAGCCTGGAAACCAGAACAGCCCCGAGGCCCCCAAACTGGAGAGCCCCAAGGGGAGATGGAGCCCCTCCCCCATTCTGAGTTTTGGCCCCGTGCTAAGGCTGGACCGACCCCCTGTGCTGTCAAGCCTACCTCCCAGGGGAAGGCGAGGCCAGCCCCGATGTGTGCGGGCTGCCATCCCCCACACTTGGCTCCGGGGCTGGCCGGTGTTGGGCGTCCCAGCACTGCGGGCGGCACGGAAGCTCGGGGCTGCTCCCTACTGGGTGTAGCgcaccccgccccccaccccgcccagcctcCTCTGGGCCTGCGCCTTGTGCCTATTGAGGCCAGGCCTGGAATGGTGCCCTGGAAGCAGGGAAGAGCCTGTAATTCCGGAAGCTGCGGGCTCCCAAACCAGACACCATTTTGGAGACCGGTGCAAAAATGTGTGCCGCTTTTGTGTGGAAAACTGCTAGACTGTGAGAGAGAGCCGACCTCCTCATGCATGAACCTTTACAGAGGGTGGTCCACATATTCTGTGCACTACATACACATACGCTGGGCACATACTGGCTTTCTGTGTTAAATCTCAGAATTGCTGccgcgcgtggtggctcacgcctgtcatcccaacactgcgccaaggcaggaggatcgctggaggccagaaattcgagaccagcctgggcggcaacaaagcgagaccccgtctctacaaaaatattttttatttttattttatttttctgtcaagCTGTTCTTTATTTCAggaagagggcaggggagggggctcAGTCTTTCTTGGCAGCGGCTTTCCTCATGGCAGCCAGTACCTTGCTCAGCTCCTCCCGCTTCCTCTTGGCACGGATGTGCGTCCCCACCTTTTTCTTGATGAACTTGAGGGCCCGTTTCTCCTTGGAGACCTTCAGTGACTCCATGGCGCGCAGCTCGTACGAAGCGAAGCCACACACCTCCCGGATCATGTCCCGCACAAACTTGGTGCGTTTGCTCAGACGCCTGCGGCGGCGGCTGTGCCTGGGCTTGCTCACGTTCTTGGTCACCTTGTGGCCCTTGTTGAGGCCCACGGCCATAAGGTAGCGCAGAGCCATGGCTGCTGCTCTCCAATGGCGGCCGTGGCGGaaggccaaaaatattttttaaattagcctggtgttgtggctcgtgcctgtaattccggctactccgaggttgaggcaggaggacggcttgagccggggagatggaggttgccgggagcggagatcgcgccactgcacttcagccaaaAGGGGGGTAGGAGGgaataagtaaattaaataaataaagtggtatctcactgtggttttgatttgcatctacCTAAGGACTAATGATGttgggtatcttttcatgtgccagTTGGCTATttgtgtagcttttttttttttttttttttgagacggagttttttttgtttttgttttgtttgtttttgagacggagtttcgctcttgtcgcccaggctgcaatgcagtggcaccatctcggctcactgcagcctccacctcccgggttcaagcgattgttctggctcagcctcccaaatagctggggccacaggcgcccgccaccacaccgagctgatttttgtatttttagtagagacggggcttcgccatgtttatcaggctggtctcgaactgctgtcctcaagtgatccaccagtcccagcctcccaaagtgctgggattacaggcgtgagccactgtgtccggccctaAATAATGTCTTTCGATGCACggaagttttcaattttgatgaagcccaatttatgtgtgtatgtgtgtgtatatatatatgtagtgtgtGTGAGTT encodes:
- the LOC100967948 gene encoding large ribosomal subunit protein eL36-like translates to MALRYLMAVGLNKGHKVTKNVSKPRHSRRRRRLSKRTKFVRDMIREVCGFASYELRAMESLKVSKEKRALKFIKKKVGTHIRAKRKREELSKVLAAMRKAAAKKD